A stretch of DNA from Rhizobium sp. EC-SD404:
ACTATAGCTTGCAACCAAACGCCGCTCGTGGCGTTTGAATTCGTCCGGCCGATCAAGAAGAAAAACAAGATCGCCAATCGGCCGGTACAGGTTTCAAGGGACATTCTCAGCCGATAAGGCGCGAGCGAGTGGGTGCGCGCGTGTCTTGAACGGTGTCCACCTTGCGATAGCCAGAGAGCTTCGCGGGTGGCGAAGCTTGGACAGGCTTGAAGACCAATGGCTTTCTTTGCAAACCCGAACGCGCAGTCGTTTCCCCTGGCTGCGCCGCCAACCGACAGCCGCGACAGCCGGCTCGATGTGTTGCGCGCGTTGGCGTTGATCACGATCTTCATCAACCACGTGCCCGGCAATCCGTACGAGATTTTCACGAGCCGCAATTTCGGCTTTTCGGATGCAACGGAAGCATTCGTTCTGATTTCCGGCATCGCGGTTGGGCTGGCCTATGGGTCCAAGTTCCAGGCGGGGCAGCGGGTTGCCAGCGCCATTCGCGCATGGCGGCGGGCGTTCACGCTCTACGTCGCGCACATCATGGCAACGATGGTGACGATCGCTATCTTCTCCGCCGGGGCGATCTATTTTTCCGCACCGGATCTCTTGGAGCGCATCAATCTCAAGGCGGTCTTCGAAGACACGCCCATGGCGCTGTACGGCATCGTCACGCTTGGCCACCAACTCGGTTACAACAACATCCTGACCATGTACGCCGCCGTGCTCGTCATGGTGCCGGTCCTGCTGCTCATCGGCACGCGCAGCCTGCGGCTGATGCTTGCCGTTTCCGCAACGCTCTGGCTGCTGGCCGGGCTCTACCGTATCGGGCCGCCTCATTTTCCCAATGGCGGCACCTGGTTCCTGAACCCGCTCTCCTGGCAGTTCCTTTTCGCGATCGGGATGGCCGGCGTGATGCATGTGAAGCGCGGCGGGCGCATCGCCATCCATCCGGGTCTGGTCGGTGCCTCGATCGTCTATCTTCTGGTCAGCCTCGCATGGGTGAAGCTACCTCTGTGGGGCCTGGAAAAGGCCTTGCCGTTGCCGTTCGTCCTTGGCGACTTCAACAAGACATTCCTCACGCTGCCACGGCTCCTGCATGTGCTGGCGTTGGCATATGTGTTCCTCGCCTTTCCGATCTTTTCCAGGATCACCCGTCTCGGCCACGCCAACCCCTTGGCCGTCATGGGTCGTCATGGCCTGCCGGTCTTCGTGGGCGGGACGATCCTCTCCATGGCGGGGCAGGTCGTCAGCCAGGTGACGGAAACCGGCTTTCTGCTCGACACGGCCATCCTCAGCGCCGGTATCGCGCTCCAGTTCCTGCTTGCCTATTACCTCGAATGGGAAGCGCAGCTGCTGAAAGGCCAGAAAGCGCGTGTCAGGCCCGTCCAGGGAACGAGCGTGCCGCCGGTTGCTCCTGCCCGAGGTCTTGCGCCGACAAATGCGCCGGCCGAGCAGCAGATCCCCGCATAGAAGAAAGTTGCCGAGGAGACATTCTTGCCAGGGGTAAGAGCTTCCGACAAGGCAGCTTCCCTCACGCAAAACGGCCCCGGTTTGAGCCGGGGCCGCTTCGAATGGCGTCGGGAGGGATCTGGGTTCGGGAGGAAAACCGTCTCGCTTCCGAAGCCGCCAATTTGCGCATTTGGTTGCGGACGACGGGGCTCCCCGTCGTCCGTTTTTGGTTCGCCTATTGCGCAGGAGGAGCGGGCTCCTCGGCGGCCGGTGGCACGGCTTCTTCGGCCGCAGGAGGTGCGGCCGGTTCTACGGCGGGCGCAACCGTGCTGTCGGCGGGAGCGGCGGGCTGCTGGCTCTCCTCAGTCGCCGCTGGCTCGGCACCGGTAGCGTCGGGAGCCGGCGCCGGATCCGTCGCGGCGTCATCCGGTGTTCCTGCATCCGCAGGAGCCGGATCGCCCGGAACTGCATTCTCCGCGTCCGGTGCAGTCGCGCCATCCGCCGGCGTTTCGGCCGGTGCCTGGTCGGGAGCCTCGTCCGCCGGGGTGTCCATGGTCGCGCCGTCGCCGCCTTCGGCATCGGGCGTACCGCTGGCCATTTCGGGCGGGCCGGCGAGTTCCGGATGGTCCTGCAGCATGCTCACGCCACCGAGAGGCTTGTTCACGCCGTTGTGGCAGGTCGAGCAGACGGCTTTCGGCACGTCGCCCTGGGGTCCGAGGCGGTTGGGCGGGAAGACCCCTTCAAGCGGCAGGATGTAGTCCTGGTTGATATCGCGGACCATGTTGATGCCGTACCAGGCCGTCGTTCGTTGCGTCGGGCTCGTCTCCCAGCTCGAGAAGGAACGCGTGTTGTGGCAGAAGGTGCAGTTCACGCCGAGCGAGTCCGACATGTGCATCATCAGACCATAGGTATTCTCGGCCGCCTGGATCGGCATGCCTTCCTGGTCTTCGATGGGCAGGGCATTGGTCGGAACCACGCGGATAACTTCGCGGTCAACGAGGTAGTCGGTCAGCGCGTCGTAGGGCAGCGACGAATAGGCCGCGACCTCGGTGGCGACGTTCTGTCCATTGCGACCGCCTGCCATTCCACCTGCACTCGGCAGGTCCTCGTTCTGGTACCAGACCGATTGCGGTACAGGCTGGCCGAGATGGCAGGTGTAGCAGGTGACGCCGGTTTCGGCGACGTGGTCGTCCCAGTTCTGGTTGATGTCCCAGGTCATCTCGATCATCGAACGGGCGACGACCTTGGTGTAGATTTCGTCGGACGCCATGTTCTCGAGGTTGTGGCAATAGCCGCAGCCTTCTTGTGGGGCGACCCACTCGGTGATGTGCGCCATCAGCCGGTTGAACTGCGCGTCCGACAGGTCGCCAAGAACCTGAACGTTCTCGTAGATTTCGGAGGCGCGGGTGCCTTCCGCCGATTCCGGCGGATAGAGAGGCTCGGGAATGACAACAGCGGCCTCCTGGATTCGGGGATTGGTGACCTGTTCCATCCCGGTTCCGCGGTAGCCGATCTGGGTGACCTCCATCGGAGGCCGCTCCCAGGTCAACATCATGGCGATCGTCAGCAAGGCGGCAGCGACGATGCCGATCAACGACAATGCGATTCTCATGGCGCCCTCCTACTCGATGGCGAGCGCTGCTGCCGGATCCGGCAGCGGTGCCCATATTTCGGGATACATCGGCGCGACGCCATGCTTGACGGCCCAGAGGTACCAGTTGTCGACGACGGTGCCTGTGAGCAGGATACCTATGCCGCCGGTCAGCGTGACAAGGACTGCGAACCACCATGCCCAGCGGTGAACAGATTCCATTGTTGCATTGAATCCCATCGTCCAGCGCCACACGAGTGCAGCGCGTTCGGATGCAGTGCCGCGATCGGTGATCTGCTCGATCTCGCGTTCGCCGCCGACACGAGACACCGCGAGAATGGTGGCTGCGTGCATCGCGAAGAGAACAGCCGACCCATAGAGGAAGGCGATCGAGAGCATGTGGAAGGGGTTATAGAAGAGGTTGCCGTATCTCAGGGAAAAGGCGGCGGTCCAGTCCAGGTGCGGGAAGATGCCGAAGGGAACAGCTTCCGACCAGCTGCCCATCAGGAGCGGGCGGATGAAGCCCAGCACCAGATAAAGGAAGATAGCGGAGGCGAAGGCCCAGGCGACATGGGTGCCCATGCCGAGAGCGCGTGCTCTCGTATAAACGCGCACCCACCACAGAAGGATGGAGGTGGTGAGGAAGAAGCCGGCCATCAGCCACCATCCCCCTTCCGACATCGGGGGGATCGTCAGGCCGTATTCCGGCCGTGGGGGCTCCAGCGCGAGCCAGGGCAGCTGCCGCACGAACTGGATCGGGTCCCAGTTGACCGAAGCCCACATGTTGAGACCGATGATCTCGAAGGCGATGATGCCGCACATGAGCGAGACGATGCCGGTCCAGCCGAGATAGATGGGGCCGACCTGGGCGTTGCCGATCTTGCCGAGCCAGTAGGAAAAGCCTGCCTGAGGCTCACGTCCCCAGGCGCCCGTGCGCATCGGAACGCCCATGTCTGGCTCGGATCTGACCTGAACGCGCGTGAAGATGTTTTGATATTCGAACATGGTATCGCCTCCTCACGACCAGATCGGCAGGTTGAGCCACCAGGTCCACCATTCCGGCCAACCACGTGACCAGAAGGGACCGGAGATGATGATGCAGACCGCGCTCCAGAAAGCGGCGGAAACGGACAGGAACAGGCCAAGCCGGTGAATGCCGAGCGTGCCGATCGAATAGCCGATCGTGTCACGGAAGAAGGTGTCTTCGTATTCGGGAGACTTCACCTCTTCGCCCTTCGGCGGATTGGTCGCCGACAGGATCAGGCCGCCGTGCATGGAAAGCGCAAGCGCGTTCGTGAAGAAGAACGTGATCGCGATCATGTGGGCCGGATTGTAGTGGAAGTGCAGGTACTGGTAGCCGACATTCGACACCCAATCGAGGTGGCTCATGATGCCGTAGGGGAAACCGTGACCCCAGGCGCCGAGCAGAACCGGGCGGATGACGACGAGCGAGATGTAGGCGAAGATCGCGAAAGAGAATGCAAAGGGGATGTGAAGCCCCATGCCCAACTTGCGGGCGATTTCGGCCTGGCGAAGCGCCCAGGAACAGAACGCGCCGATGGCGCAGATCGTGATGATCTGCCAGAGCCCACCTTCCTTGAGAGGCGCGAGGCCCAGTCCATAGGAGAGGTCGGGCGGGGCGATCGAGATCTGCCACAGGTTCCAGGTCGGGCCGATCGCTGCGCCATAGAGGATCAGCGCCGTGCCGAGAAATGAGAAGAAGATGGTGGTGACACCGAAGAAGCCGACATAGAACGGGCCGACCCAGAAATCGAAGAGGTCGCCGCCGAGAAGCGTGCCGCCACGCACGCGATATTTCCGTTCGAAACTGAGCATTGCCATGGCGCCATCTCCCTTCCCAGAAGGACCCGTTTCCGCTCTCCAGACGAGGCGGACTTCGCAGCCGATTTGTGCGGATGGACGCGGGCGTGGCGGACTGGCCGCCGGCGCCCGCACCGGTCTTGAACCGGCACTATCCGAGTTGGTGCTCGAATGGTGCAGGAACGATCTGTTCGATCGATGCGGCGGCGGGGGCGGCTTGCGGCGCGCCTTCCAGCCAGTTGAACCGTTCCGTGCTGAGCAGGATGAAATGGATCAACAGAGCAAGTGCGAACAGGAACGTAAAAAGCGCGACGAGTGCACGACGCGGATCGAAAAGCAGCCAGATTCTCCACATGGTCTTCTCTCCTCAGCCGACGAGTGTCTGAAGGACGCTGAGCGCCGGCTGAACGCCGTCGTTGAGCGAGACGTAACCCTCTGGTCCCGGCAGCCACGGCCGCCACATCCACACGAGGATGTGAGCGATAACCGCAACGATGACGAAGCCAATAAAGCTACTCATGAAGACGGAGTGGAATTCCCTGGCCTCTGCTTCGGAAAGCCCCGACAGCGCGCCGTCGATTCTCTCAGCCATGGTCTACCTCCTAGGTTTTGGCCTTTCGGCCATGGTCCCCAACGGCACGGGATCGTGCCGGCAGAGTCTGCTTTGCCGTCTCGGCCCGGAGGCGTCCTCGGCGTTTTCCTTTGCGGCGAACCGCAAGGGATCTGTTGCCGTTCAGCGGTAGGCGAACGGTATGCAGCTGCTTGCGGCAACCCGAACCTCGGTGAGGATCGATCGTTGACCGCTCAAAGCGGGAACTGAGGCGCGCAACCGGCGCGGCGCCAGGCGAAGGCCGATGGCGACGATCAGGAAAAAGGCGAAGACACCGAAATAGGTGAGCCGGTATTCCCGATACTCCGCGCGTCGTTCGCGACGGTCGTGTCCCGGTCTGGCGATATCGATGACAGCCATGTGCAGTCCCTCCTGCGGCAGAGCCGCCCCGGCATTACGCCGGCTCCAATTCTCCGTTCAGCACCGAGCGCATGCGCCCGATGCCGACTTCGTCTTCGCCCGCATTGCGAGCCTGCCGTTCCGCAGCATCGCGCAGCCGTTTGGCGGCGGAGATGCGGGTGAGTACGGGGTGGGCTTCGATCGCCTCGTCCAGCAGCGCGCGTGCCGCCTCGTTCCAGCCAAGCGCGCGCTCGGGTCGCGCCGGCGTGGCCTCGACACGGTCGAGATCGGTGCCGAGCGGTAGGATGTGGAAGAGCGCATCGAAGAGTGCGTTGCAGACTTCCTGGACGAGATAGGTCGCCCCGGCGTAGCCCATGAACGGCGTTCCCGTGTGCCGCCTGATGATAGCGCCCGGAAACGAGGCTGCAATGAACGCAGGCCGCGGTCCGTGCATGGCGCCAAGTTCTGCGGCATACATGCGCTCGTTGAACGACCCGAAAAGCACCAAGGGCGGAGTTGCCTTGATCGCCGCGCGCACGGCGTCGTTGTCGGTCTTCGCTCCGGCGATGCGCGCGATCGCGAAGTTGCATGGCAGGCCCATGTCCTCTTCGAGAAAATGCCGGATGCCGCGCGTATATGTTTCACCCGCCACGATGCCGAAGCTCGCCGTGGCATAGAAATCCTGGGTGACCGACCGCCAGAGATCCCAGATCGGCTTGATGGTCGTGTGCTTTTCGGCGGCGATGAACGGTTCCGGATCGAGACCGGTGAGCTCGCCGAGCTTGCGTAGGAAAAGTGTGGTCGAGTGAAGACCGATCGGTGCCTGCAGATAGGGGCGATCGAGGTCTTCGCAGAGCTTGCGCCCGAATTCGCGATACATGCAGACATTGACGTCGGCATCGATAAGGCGCGGCACCTCGGCCAGGTCCGAGCCGAGCGGGAAAATGAGATTGAGCTCCGCGCCGATGCCTTCGACGAGGCGACGGATTTCCGCGACATCGGATGGCATGTTGAACATGCCGTAGGCCGGGCCGATGATGTTGACCCGCGGCTTGCCTCCGCGCTTCTCGGCGGCTGCTTTCGCCTTCTCCAGCGCCTTTGCCTTGTTCTTCGGGCCGAAGATCTTCCAAAGCCAGGCCAGCGCGCGGTCGGCGCTCTGCCACTGATCTTCATCGATCGTGCGTGGCAGAAAGCGCTGAATGTTCATGCCTTCCGGCGTCACGCCGCCGCCGATCATCTCGGCGATCGAGCCGGTCACGACCACGGAAGGAACAGCGGGATCGAGCGTCGAATGGGCGCGCTTCATGGCCTGCTCGGTACCGATCTGGCCGAGTTCCTCTTCGCCGAGGCCGGTGACGACGATCGGCAGTTCATGCGGCGGCAAAGCGTCGGTGTAATGCAGGACAGAGGTGACCGGCAGGTTTTCGCAACCGACGGGCCCGTCGATGATCACCTGCAGGCCCTTGAGCGCCGTGAAGACGTAAACGGCGCCCCAATACCCGCCGGCACGATCGTGATCGAGGACCAGCATCAGACGGGTCCTCCGACTTGCGGCCAGACGCCGGACGTCGCACCGGTGCCAACCCCTTCGAAGAAGTCCGTCATGCGATCGAAGCGCGCCTTGCCGGCAACGGCCGCGTTGATGACGGTTGCCAGCGAACCGGCGCCTGCGATCCCCATCAGCGGACGGGCGGATATGAGGTTGGTAAAATAGAGCGCCGGGACCGAGCGCTGCTTCACATGCTGCACGACCGGTGTGGTGCCTATCGCGAGATCCGGCGAGAATTCCTCGAAGGCGGCGATGTCGTCTTCCAGCGACGCACGGAACTTCACCATGACGCCGTGGGCCTCGAGCCAAGCTGCATCTTCCTGCGACCAGCGCGTCTTCGGGCATGCGGTGCCGACATAGCGGAGGTCCGCGCCGGATTCCTTCAGCAGCCGGCCGACCAGCAGTTCGGAGCCTTCGTAGCCCGACAGCGTTATGCGGGCGTTTATCGGCGCTGCCTTCAATGCGGCAGCGATCGGGTTCAGCACCAAGCCCTTGGCGGCATCGATGATGGCGGGCGCGACGCCCGCTGCCTTGCCGACAGCGTCGAGCCAGGCTGCTGTGCCCGACAATCCGACGGGGGCCGAACCGATGACGGGACGGCCGGCAGCCTCGAACTCGCGAACGCTCGCGGTGTAAAACGGATGGATCGCCGCTGCGACCGCGCAGTCGAGGGCGCTATAGAGTTCGCGCCATTCGCGTGTCGGAACGACAGGTCCGGCGGCAAGGCCGAGCGGTTCGATGAGGCGGGAGATGCTGACCGGGTCGGCCGGGAACATTTCGCCGATCAGCGCGACGGTCGGCTTGTCGGTGACGGCAGTGCTCGGCGCTGCAACGGGGCCCTGTTCAGCTTCGCGGCGGGCATAGGCGAGCATGGCGCCGGCCAGCACGTCCTTGGCTTCCGCATGGGTCGGCACACCAAAGCCCGGCACGTCGATGCCGATGATGCGCACGCCGTTTATTTCCTTGGGCAATGCGCGGAGCGGCACTCCCGATGCTGTCGGCACGCAGAGATTGGTGACGACGATCGTGTCGTAGAGTTCCGGATCCGCCAGCTTGTGGACGGCGTCGCGGATGTCCTCGTAGAGCTTGCCGGTCACGAGCGTTTCGGAATTGAACGGGACGTAGCCGACCGAGCGCTTGGCGCCGTAGAAATGGGACGTGAAGGTCAGGCCGTAGACACAGCAGGCAGATCCCGAGAGCACCGTTGCCGTGCGACGCATACGCAGCCCGACGCGCAGAGAGCCGAAGGCCGGGCACATGGATTGCGGCTGGTCGTGCGGGCCGGTCGGGTAATCCGATTTCAGCTGGTCGAGCATCGCGCTCTTGCCGTTGGCACGCGCGGCCTTGTCCATCTCGGCCTTGCCGCCATGGCAGGAACCTTTGGCCGAAACCGGCCGATCATTGACGACGGAATCGAATACCGGCGAGCCGCTATCGTCACCGCGTCCGGCATTCGCGGCGTCGTTGTCGCGCTCTCCCGAGAGCGGCAATCTTTGATCCAGTTGGCTCGGGCGGTCATCCATGATCGCGCTCAAACCACGTCGTAGACGACTTCGAGGGACTGCTTCTCGACCACGATGCCGCCACGCATGTCGGCCTGTGTCGCGGGATCGAGCACCACATGCGCACCGACGTCGCTGCCCTTGAAGAGCGCGAGCAGCCCGTCATGCTCCAGCGGGTTGGGGCGCACCGGTTGGGCTTCCGCCACGTTCAAGGCTAGCGTTTCAAACAGCGAGCCCCAGCGGCCGCCGGGCAGGCCGATGATCTCGTAATTGGCGCTCTTGCGACGAATGTCCTCGTCGGCAGGGATGGCAGCGAGGATCGGAATGCCGACCGATTCCGCAAATGCGGCCGCTTCGCCCGTCCCGTCGTCCTTGTTGATCACCATGCCCGCGACACCGACATTGCCGCCGAGCTTGCGGAAGTAATCGACCGCCGAGCAGACATTGTTTGCGACGTAGAGCGATTGCAGGTCGTTGGAGCCGACGACGATGACCTTCTGGCACATGTCGCGGGCGATCGGCAGGCCGAAGCCGCCGCAGACCACGTCGCCCAGGAAGTCGAGCAGCACATAGTCGAAGCCCCATTCATGGAAGCCCAGTTTCTCGAGCAGTTCGAAGCCGTGGATGATGCCGCGTCCGCCGCAGCCGCGACCGACTTCCGGCCCGCCGAGCTCCATGGCGAACACGCCGCCTTTCTTGAAGCAGACGTCGCCGATCTCGACTTCTTCGCCGGCCGCCTTCTTCTTGGAGGATGTCTCGATGATCGTGGGGCAGGCGCGCCCACCGAACAGAAGCGATGTCGTGTCGCTCTTCGGGTCGCAACCGATCAGCAGCACACGTTTGCCCTGCTGCGCCATCATGTGGGAGAGATTGGCGAGCGTGAACGACTTGCCGATGCCGCCCTTGCCGTAGATCGCGATGATCTGCGTGGTCTTCTTCGCTTCACCTGTTTCCGGCGTTGCAATTGGCTCGGAGGCTTCCGCGCGCAATGCGGCGTGGAGCTCGTCCATCGCGCCGGATTTCGGTTCGCTCGCGCCGATCTTCACGTGAGAATTCATTGGATGTCTCTCCAGTCGAGGATCATTTTGAGGCAGTTGCGATCGAAAAATGCGGTCTGGTAGGCGCTGTCGGCGTCTTCCGGATGGCTGCGATGGGTGATCAGGCCGTCAAGCGGAAGGCGACCCTCTTCGACCAGCGTGCTGACGGCTGCGAGATCCTCGGGACGCCATTCGGCGGCAATGCGGATCGCGCATTCCTTGATGAAGGCAGGGGCAAAGGCGAAGCCGACCCGCTGATCGTAAAACCCGGCGAGCACGACCGTGCCGCCGCGCGCCAGATGGCGGATCGCCGGATCGAGGATGGCGCTGTCGCCGCTTGCATCGCAGATGCAACCATAGTCGCGCCGCTCGTCTTCGGCCGGATCGACGACCGTGTAGCCTTGCGCACCGGTTCGGCGCTCCGGGTCGGTTTCCCAGACGGTCGGCGCGGGGGCGCCACAGGCGATGGCAAGACGTGCGATGAGCCGGCCGAGAACGCCATGGCCGATGATGAGATCGGGCATCTGGTTGGGGCAGGTCTGCAGCGCATGGTAGGCGGTCGCGGCAAGCGCCATGAGCACGGACTGCGCATTGCGCGGCGCGATCGTCGTCCTGTTGCCGGGCGTGATGATGCGCGAGGAGGCGCCGCCGAAGAGACCGCGCATGTCGCGGTAGCAGGAAGCGCCCGGAACGAAGACGAAGTCACCCGGCTTTCGGCCGGATGTCGGACCGGCTTCCACCACTTCGCCGACCGTTTCGTAACCGGGAACCAACGGATAACCCATGCCCGGGAAGGGCGGCATCGTACCGCTCCAGAAAAGCTTCTCGGTGCCGGTGGAGACGCCGCTGTAGTGCACGGCCACGACCACGTCGTCGTCGTCCCGGCTCTTGAGCGCGAGATCAATCAGCGACAGACGTTTGGGCTCGTGAAGGACTACGGCATGCGCATTCATGACCTGCTCCTGGCGGCCGTGGCAGACAACACTCCCAACGACCAAGTGTCAGCATATATTGACACATTAGTTTGTCAAATCTTTTGTACATATTGTGACAATGAGATTTCTAGCGGATCGCCAGAATGCTGCGAGAAAGCAGCGGTTGACGCGCAGGCAGCGCGCGGATCGTTTCGAAGCCGGCTGCCCGCAACATCGCCTGGATTTCCTCCGCGGAGCGGGGTCGTCCCTGTCCCATCGCGAGCAGATAAAAGCCGAAATAGGCATCGGCCATGGCGCTCGTGCCGTCCGTTTCCGACATGGGCTCGCTCAGCAGAAGCCGGCTGCCCGCGCTCATGGACCGGTGGAGATTGGCGAGCAATCGCTGTGCGTCGCCATCGTCGTGGTCATGCAGAACGCGGTTCAACGTCACGAGGTCGGCGTCGAGCGGAAGAGCGTCGGAAAATGCACTGCCTCCATGCACCTCTATGCGATGGCCGAAAGGATGCTCGTGCAAACGCCGGCGGGCGATGGTGGCAACTGCGGGAAGGTCGAGAAGAACCAGCCTGGCCTTTCTGGCTCGTGCGGCGACGGCAAGAAGGAAGCTGCCGTCGCCGCCGCCGACGTCCAGGACCACTTGATGGTTGCGGACAGGATAGGCCGAGAGGATCTCCGCGGAGATGAAGGATTGCGAGGCGGCCATCAGGTCGCTGTAGCGTCCGGCCGCAGCGTCCCCGTCACCTTCCGCATCGCGATAGTTCCAGAACCGCCGAAGTTCCGTGTCGGATTTCGGGGTGCGCAAGAGCGCCAGCGGATCGGCCAAATCGCGGTAGAGCAGGCTGTGGTGGCGGATCATGGCCACGACGCCGGGATTGTCGACCAGCGCCGCACCGAGTGTGCCCAAGGCATAGCGGCGGTCGGGCTGCTGGTGGGCGAGGTCCAGAGATGCGAGCGCCCGCATCAATGTGTGCGCAGACGCCGTCGACATTTCGCCGGTTTCCGCAATGTCTGCCGTGGATTGGGGACGGCGCGCCATCTGATCGAAAAGATCGAGCTCGACGGCCGCCGATAGGGCCTGGCTATAGACGAAGCCGGCGGTCAGATCGAAGAGGCGGGACGCGTTGCGGCGCGCGATCGGCCGGGTCAGCGGAAAGCGCGCGGCAAAATCTCGAAACTCCCTGCGCGCTACCTGGCGGCTGCGAAATGCATGGAAC
This window harbors:
- a CDS encoding methyltransferase → MVDQPYSAGSPLRRLLSAFHAFRSRQVARREFRDFAARFPLTRPIARRNASRLFDLTAGFVYSQALSAAVELDLFDQMARRPQSTADIAETGEMSTASAHTLMRALASLDLAHQQPDRRYALGTLGAALVDNPGVVAMIRHHSLLYRDLADPLALLRTPKSDTELRRFWNYRDAEGDGDAAAGRYSDLMAASQSFISAEILSAYPVRNHQVVLDVGGGDGSFLLAVAARARKARLVLLDLPAVATIARRRLHEHPFGHRIEVHGGSAFSDALPLDADLVTLNRVLHDHDDGDAQRLLANLHRSMSAGSRLLLSEPMSETDGTSAMADAYFGFYLLAMGQGRPRSAEEIQAMLRAAGFETIRALPARQPLLSRSILAIR